In one window of Ruminococcus albus AD2013 DNA:
- a CDS encoding carbohydrate binding domain-containing protein gives MKINTSVKKLTSAFAAGALLFSQSAFLSNVTIEANAASLCTANVNKTYQKIDGFGGINHVEWYGDLTDSDRAIAFGNGNDQLGCTILRVYVNPDKNQWYKVLPTAQYAAKRGITIFASPWEPPASLAENGSAYGGKLHLPKRNYGAYAQHLNDFGKYMKQNGVDLYAVSVQNEPDYAKEWTAWTPDETTDFIANYGNQITSTKLMSPESFQYGAYNNGKDYYSKILNNSKAYANCDIFGTHFYGTPRSKMDFPALENCGKQLWMTEVYVPDSNVDSNKWPDNLKQAVSIHDSMVVGGMQAYVVWPLRRNYSILREDTHKMSKRGYAFAQYSKFVRPGDVRIDITEQPASNVFVSAYKNNKNQVTIVAINNSNSGYSQQFSLNGKTIIDVDRWRTSSSESLAKTDNLTIENGTTFWAQLPAQSVSTFVCTLSGGSTGGNGGTGSSGSSGSSELDSDGYYFHDTFEDEITWQAHGSTELQKSGRTPYKGSEAVVVTNRTSAWMGAERTLPSGVQNGKAYSFSVNVTELDGDDTETFYLKLNYTDSSGTAHYSTIAEGVCPKGKYLQLSNTNYTIPSDAVNPVIYVETKDTTSNFYIDEAICAPAGKSLPGAGIPEIPQTNTNTNTNTNTQTPTNDTYPKSIQVNYSTQYHQIQFTWSPVQNAQNYGIAVYLAGKWRIQTQTISGSTTTYVTPKNLTPGMSYKVAIAAKVNGSWDVANAIKNAVIVTVV, from the coding sequence ATGAAAATCAACACAAGTGTTAAAAAGCTGACATCCGCTTTTGCTGCGGGCGCTCTGCTTTTTTCACAGTCAGCATTCCTGTCTAATGTGACGATTGAGGCAAATGCTGCGAGTCTGTGTACTGCCAATGTGAATAAGACCTATCAGAAGATAGATGGCTTTGGCGGTATCAACCACGTTGAGTGGTACGGCGACCTGACTGATTCGGATCGTGCTATCGCTTTTGGAAACGGTAATGATCAGCTGGGCTGCACAATTCTGAGAGTATATGTAAACCCTGATAAAAACCAGTGGTACAAAGTTCTCCCGACAGCACAGTATGCTGCTAAGAGAGGCATCACCATTTTCGCTTCACCTTGGGAGCCGCCCGCAAGTCTGGCTGAAAACGGCTCTGCTTACGGCGGTAAGCTCCATCTTCCTAAAAGAAATTACGGAGCATACGCTCAGCACCTTAATGATTTCGGTAAATACATGAAGCAGAACGGTGTTGATCTGTATGCTGTCTCTGTACAGAACGAGCCGGACTACGCTAAGGAATGGACAGCTTGGACGCCGGACGAGACTACTGATTTCATTGCTAACTATGGCAATCAGATAACCAGTACAAAGCTCATGTCGCCAGAATCATTCCAGTATGGCGCATATAACAACGGTAAGGACTACTACTCAAAGATCCTTAATAACTCAAAGGCTTATGCAAACTGCGACATATTCGGAACTCACTTCTACGGCACACCCAGAAGTAAGATGGACTTCCCGGCACTTGAAAACTGCGGCAAACAGCTGTGGATGACTGAAGTATATGTTCCTGACAGCAATGTCGATTCAAACAAATGGCCTGATAACCTGAAACAGGCTGTAAGCATTCATGATTCAATGGTCGTAGGCGGTATGCAGGCTTACGTTGTATGGCCTCTTCGTCGTAATTACAGCATCCTTCGTGAAGATACACACAAGATGTCAAAGCGTGGTTATGCTTTCGCACAGTACTCTAAGTTCGTTCGTCCCGGCGATGTTCGTATAGATATCACCGAGCAGCCTGCATCTAACGTTTTTGTATCCGCATACAAGAACAATAAGAATCAGGTAACTATCGTTGCTATAAATAACAGCAATTCAGGTTATTCACAGCAGTTCTCGCTGAACGGCAAGACCATCATCGATGTTGACAGATGGCGTACATCAAGCAGCGAGAGCCTGGCTAAGACCGACAATCTCACAATCGAAAACGGCACAACTTTCTGGGCACAGCTTCCCGCACAGAGCGTTTCAACTTTTGTTTGTACTCTTAGCGGCGGCAGCACTGGCGGTAACGGCGGCACAGGATCTTCAGGATCTTCAGGTTCTTCCGAACTTGATTCCGACGGATACTACTTCCACGATACATTCGAGGATGAAATAACTTGGCAGGCACACGGCAGCACAGAACTGCAGAAGTCCGGCAGAACACCTTACAAGGGTTCTGAGGCTGTGGTAGTTACTAACCGTACAAGCGCTTGGATGGGTGCAGAACGTACACTTCCTTCAGGCGTACAGAACGGTAAGGCATACAGCTTCTCTGTAAACGTTACCGAACTTGACGGTGATGATACAGAAACCTTCTATCTCAAGCTGAACTATACTGATTCTAGCGGAACAGCACACTATTCTACAATTGCAGAGGGTGTTTGCCCCAAGGGCAAGTATCTGCAGCTCAGCAATACAAACTACACTATCCCTTCTGATGCAGTTAATCCTGTTATCTATGTAGAAACTAAGGATACCACTTCAAACTTCTACATTGATGAAGCTATTTGCGCACCTGCAGGCAAGAGTCTTCCCGGTGCAGGTATCCCTGAGATACCTCAGACTAATACCAATACCAATACCAACACTAACACTCAGACACCTACCAATGATACTTATCCTAAGAGTATCCAGGTAAACTACAGTACTCAGTATCATCAGATCCAGTTCACATGGAGCCCTGTTCAGAATGCTCAGAACTACGGTATAGCTGTTTATCTGGCAGGCAAATGGAGAATTCAGACTCAGACTATCTCCGGTTCCACTACAACTTACGTAACTCCTAAGAATCTGACACCCGGCATGAGCTACAAGGTAGCTATCGCAGCTAAGGTCAACGGTTCATGGGATGTTGCAAATGCGATCAAGAACGCAGTTATAGTAACTGTTGTTTAA